One stretch of Cydia fagiglandana chromosome 18, ilCydFagi1.1, whole genome shotgun sequence DNA includes these proteins:
- the LOC134673045 gene encoding insecticyanin-A-like: MLFLVCCLLGVFGVSADNIQGECPTIKIQENLDYTKFSGSWYNVASYASDGRSIYDCATLDFQEDNLGYTLKETYVVAEGNRTHKSYLARVDPTFDAGNRAQFIVSYENADKVLQFPFFILSTDYDNYAIAYTCKTYKKKPRTHYVFSWVLSRNKQKLEGETLKKVEDALSKYTELAEHRQSFVFKEFSDAECQFSQKFETDFFTSNFW; the protein is encoded by the exons ATGTTGTTTTTAGTATGTTGTCTGCTTGGGGTTTTTGGGGTTTCGGCGGATAATATACAGGGAGAATGTCCAACGATCAAAATTCAAGAAAATTTGGATTACACCAAG TTTTCAGGCAGCTGGTACAACGTGGCCAGCTACGCCAGCGATGGTCGATCGATCTACGACTGCGCTACGCTGGACTTCCAAGAGGACAACCTGGGTTACACCCTAAAGGAGACCTACGTGGTTGCTGAGGGGAACCGGACTCACAAGTCTTATCTGGCTAGGGTTGATCCCACCTTCGATGCTGGAAACAGGGCGCAGTTCATTGTCAGTTACGAGAATGCTG ATAAAGTGCTACAGTTCCCGTTCTTCATACTATCCACTGACTACGACAACTATGCCATCGCATACACCTGCAAGACTTACAAGAAGAAGCCGAGAACCCATTacg TTTTCTCCTGGGTCTTATCAAGAAACAAGCAAAAGTTAGAAGGAGAAACATTGAAAAAAGTTGAAGACGCCTTGTCAAAATACACGGAGTTGGCCGAGCATAGACAGTCATTTGTTTTTAAAGAATTCTCAGACGCAGAATGTCAGTTCTCGCAAAAATTCGAGACAGATTTCTTTACTAGTAATTTTTGGTaa
- the LOC134673046 gene encoding bilin-binding protein-like, translating to MLHLVVLLVAAVAASANVINENYCPVLKPVENFNLTAYQGTWYEISKYPNSAEKNGKCGSVEYKLDGEVLKVKDIHVVDGVQTYAEGTAKLAADANKAGKLVVSLKFGDVTKDSPLNILATDYTHYAIAHNCKYDEKNKNQQDFAWEILSRSKKLEGEAKTAVDNYLKANAKELDTSKFVQTDFSEAACKFTSTNLITEAVKHH from the exons ATGCTGCATTTAGTCGTCTTGCTTGTAGCGGCAGTGGCTGCTTCAGCTAATGTCATCAACGAAAACTATTGCCCTGTGTTGAAGCCGGTAGAAAACTTCAATTTAACAGCG TATCAAGGCACGTGGTACGAGATCTCCAAGTACCCAAATTCAGCGGAGAAGAATGGCAAATGCGGCTCAGTTGAGTACAAGCTCGACGGCGAAGTGTTGAAGGTGAAGGACATTCACGTGGTCGACGGAGTTCAGACGTACGCTGAAGGCACGGCCAAGCTAGCTGCCGATGCGAATAAGGCTGGGAAGCTGGTCGTCTCGCTTAAGTTTGGAG ATGTGACTAAGGACTCCCCACTGAACATTCTTGCGACGGACTACACTCACTACGCCATTGCACACAACTGCAAATACGACGAGAAGAACAAGAACCAGCAAG ATTTTGCCTGGGAAATCCTATCACGAAGCAAGAAACTAGAGGGTGAAGCCAAGACCGCCGTGGACAACTACCTGAAGGCCAACGCTAAGGAGCTGGACACCAGCAAGTTCGTGCAGACCGACTTCTCCGAGGCTGCCTGCAAGTTCACCAGCACCAACCTTATCACTGAAGCTGTGAAGCACCATTGA